The window TGAGTCTCTACCAGCACTCTCAATGTATATAACAGTAATCTAAGAATATTAACATTTATCAAATCTAAAGGTAAGGGTGTAGTAAAATAGCGTGTTAGTGGCCCATCCAAGATTAGGCAAAATTCAGCCGCCTAAGGTCTGAATGGCTATGGTAAATTTTTATGCCTTTGTTTTTGGAAGAAGGTTGAGCAAATAAATCCTAGAACCCAAAAATGTAATAGTCCCTATTATCCACCTAAAACAGATTCCATAATAGGATATCCTTTTGTTTACTAAGGGGTTGATCAAATAGGGCATTTCTTTGAGGAGGTAAAAAGAACCAAGCTTAAAGTATATTGAAAATGATTTGGCTATAGGTTTTAATTGCCCCTATAATATGTTTAAATTTGGTAAGATTTTTAACTTAAAAAAACCATGAAAAACTTAAAACTAATTGCCTTAAGCCTTTTATTGCTTGCTAATTTTAGTTGTAACAATGCCAATAAAAGCACCGAAACTGAATCAGAGGTTGTAGTTGAAAACAACTTTAGTTTGGTGGAAGATTCTACCAAGGTAAGCTTTGTGGCTTATAAGACCACTGAGAAAGTGCCAGTGGGTGGACAATTCACAAAGATCAATATTAGCAATTTTGGTCAGGGAGCTACTGCCTTGGAAGCCATGAATGGTACAGAGTTTAGCATTCCTGTAAGCAGCCTATTTACCAATGATGCCACAGGAACAAGGGATCCTAAAATCTTAGAATTCTTCTTTGGTGTAATGGAAAATACAGAATTGATCTCAGGAGTTTTTAAAGTAGAAGGTAGCAAATGTTCCATTGATGTGACCCTCAATGGATCGACTCAAAATATACCTTTGGAGTATTCTACAGTAAATGACACCCAGTTTATCTTTGATGGGGTAATGAATTTAGAAGATTGGGATGCGCTAGATGCCGTATCTTCTATCAATAAGGCCTGTGAAGCTTTACACACCGGTAAAGATGGGGTAAGCAAAACATGGAGCGAAGTAGCTGTCCATGCAGAAGTCCTTCTGGAGAAGAAATAAATTTCATGCAATTATACAGAAATAGGAAACCCCACAACAAATCACCATTTGTTGTGGGGTTTTTTGTTTGGTTCGGATTTGAGTGACGTTGAGATTTTGTCAGCATTACTGGAGGGAAAAGCAACAATATCGCCAAAATCGTGGTTCTTTCTTGTCTTTTCCGAGGGTTTCACCTAAAGATATTGTGGTTGATGTCCTTTAGCCTTCTTTGATCTGCACCTTATTATTCACTCCTAAAAGGTAGCCTGAATTTGACGAAATCTCAGAATAATTCTCGACAGGAGACCTAGATAGCGTTTTGGAGGGAAAATTAATCTGACGCGTCCCCTGGGCTTGTGGAAGGGAACGCATCAGATAAATGTTAGTCTAACCTCGCTGAAACCAAGAGGCTTTGTTCGGTGGTGTAATAGATTTCATCATCATAAACTTTGAAATATTTTTCACCATAATGATCCTCAAGACGATTGACAGCAAAGGAAATGGTGGCAGTTTCAAATGGATAAAGTTCCTTTAATTCACGTTCAGAAATGGTTTGGCCATTTTCAACATCAATCTCATAGAGGAAGTTGTTGTTAGTATAAAGGAAGAGCCTGTCTTTGACAAGAAATAATTGACCGACATCCCTATTCTGAACCTGAGATTCCCATGTTTTGGAATGAGAGGGCCAATTAAAGGCCACTACTTTTCCGGTTTCATTGTCATGGTATATCAGGGACTTCTTGCTTTCCAAGTGAAGCATATGCGTTAGGTCAAGGTTGTTGTTATTGAAACCTTCGGGGTATTTCCATTCCGCTTCTCCTGTAGTGGAGGAGCGCAATATGAAATTATCTTGGCTAATGCTTAGTATTTTACTCCCAAGGTCCACAGCAAAAGAGTTGTGGATAAGGTGACCATAATTGTTCTCATCATAATTGAAAACCTCCCAGTATTCAGTACAAGTATTGGGATCTATGGAAAGCAAATTTCTACCTCCACGTACCACCATCAGCACCAGCTTGTCATCTCTGAAAAGGAAATTTCTAATATTGTCTACCAATAACTCCTCACATGCGATTTCGTCATTGCCGGTTTCCAAACTGACCTTATAGAGGGATGTTTCCCTTTTTCTTAAGCCAAACCAGTTACCATCTACCTGCCCGGAAGGGAATGTACCCGAAGGCTTTTCAAATAGTACATTGCCATCTGAAGGATTTACTTTGATCACAGTTGGATTATTAATGTCGGCCGTCATGGTCCAAAGGTGATCTCCAATTGTTTTCATGACATAGGGTACGCCTATACTGGCTTTGTTAATGGTCCAATTGGTCTCCTGGCTGTTTTTGTTCATGGATACTATGCCCTTGCCACTGTAGGGGCTGTATAGGTAGAGGTTGGTTTCTCCCACATGTAAAAAAGGGGAAAAGGAGCCACCAATTTCATCACCTTCTTTATTGATAGACCAGTTGACTGTAAAAGGCAAATCAGTGGGGTCTTCCAGTACTACCTCTTCTTCTTCCTCCTCTTCTTCCTCTTCGTCATCAATCGTTTTATTGACATCATCCGGGGAGATGCAAAATTGAAACAGTAGCAATAACAATAGGGGAAAATAAGTTCGTAATAAAAGTTTCATGTTGGTTAAAATGTATGGTTGTATGCGTCTAATTTCTGCAAATTATAAAAAAACTCCATAAGGTTCAGATAAACAGTGTTTTAAATTTAAAAGGTGATTTATAAAGGGTGGACTCGATAAAGGACGGTGGACATGACATCCATCTTTATAGTGATTTGGTTGGTGGAATCTGCCATCACTTTATTAGTAAAAGGGTCAATAACCCGGGCAAAATAGGGGAGCTGAATAATTTTTTCACCACCATCTATAGAGTGCAAGCTCAGCCAATTTCTACCAACATAAATGATGTCTTCCGAAGTTATGTATTGATGAACACCGGCTTCTGCCCAGATTTTCTTTAGTTCAGAAGGCTTCCATTGTAACTTTTCCGGAAGAAAGTTGTCGGTTTTTCCTGGGAGGTTAAGCGTTGTTCCTTTATCGTTGGTCCACAATACAGTTTTGCCCAGCTTCTGCAACTTTTTGATTAGTGCAGTTTCTTTATCTGTTAATTGAAGCAAGCCCATTAGCCATATTACTTGGTATTGACTGAAGGCAATCTCCTGAATGTCTGTCCTTAAATAAAGGTCATAGGAACTACCTGTTTTGGCTATTGGATACCGGTTAGACAATATTTTTTCAGTAAGCCTACCATAACTTTTGTCCCAAAATGATAGTTCTTCATCTACAATTACCAATACACCAGGCTTCATCTTTTCCGGGTTTTTAGATGGGAAATCTTGGTGAAATTTCTGGGTTTTTTCCAAGACCTGAAGCATTTCCGGATCGCTGAACCAGCCTCCCCACATATCAAACCACCAGCCTCCATAGCCATAGGCCAACATTCGAGCTGCATTTTTCCATAATAAAGCCACTGAAGTTTTGTGGCTTTTGGGGCCAAGCCAAACGCCCCCTTCATATTGTCCCGGAGGAGCAATTCCCCGGGATTGGTCTTTTAGCAAAGTAGTTTTTGAAGTCCGGGTATCATTCTCTGCCAACCAAAGTTTGCCATGTTTGTGAACGGAATTAATGGCGGCCATTGCCGGCCAATCTTCACCTACCACCCTGTTATAAACATTTGGACTGGACAGGTAATCCAAGTATGGGCTTTTTAATAATTTTGACAAGGCTCCATGTCCTCGCCTTGGATCAGTGACAAAGTAATGGTAGCCATAAAATGCCCCTGTTAATAAATATCCATCGCTTTTCTCTTTGACAACCTTACAGAAATAGGCAATATTGTCCGCCATTACCTCTGTATGA of the Cyclobacterium marinum DSM 745 genome contains:
- a CDS encoding YceI family protein yields the protein MKNLKLIALSLLLLANFSCNNANKSTETESEVVVENNFSLVEDSTKVSFVAYKTTEKVPVGGQFTKINISNFGQGATALEAMNGTEFSIPVSSLFTNDATGTRDPKILEFFFGVMENTELISGVFKVEGSKCSIDVTLNGSTQNIPLEYSTVNDTQFIFDGVMNLEDWDALDAVSSINKACEALHTGKDGVSKTWSEVAVHAEVLLEKK
- a CDS encoding beta-galactosidase — translated: MTNNQPELIQNLKKLKILVFFIFLLTIMHPITAQIKTEVEWNNGNPSLFIDGQNHPPFAYMSYLGEVEYYKEIAATGIHLYNFPAYLGEGGINTSSGIGAFRNAIWKGESHYDFSSIETDFEKILSADPKAKVVIRLYLDPPRWWTLANPSAAAQLPDGSLFRQSFASQEWREHTKVALEDCLDWLLKSKYRNHLAGIHVASGFTEEWFYHPKQYQDLNPVRLQAFRDWLKEKYTSVKSLRAAWNKPNVTFANAQLTNIDEAVDEVSWRDPDNDTNYIDTYRFHTEVMADNIAYFCKVVKEKSDGYLLTGAFYGYHYFVTDPRRGHGALSKLLKSPYLDYLSSPNVYNRVVGEDWPAMAAINSVHKHGKLWLAENDTRTSKTTLLKDQSRGIAPPGQYEGGVWLGPKSHKTSVALLWKNAARMLAYGYGGWWFDMWGGWFSDPEMLQVLEKTQKFHQDFPSKNPEKMKPGVLVIVDEELSFWDKSYGRLTEKILSNRYPIAKTGSSYDLYLRTDIQEIAFSQYQVIWLMGLLQLTDKETALIKKLQKLGKTVLWTNDKGTTLNLPGKTDNFLPEKLQWKPSELKKIWAEAGVHQYITSEDIIYVGRNWLSLHSIDGGEKIIQLPYFARVIDPFTNKVMADSTNQITIKMDVMSTVLYRVHPL
- a CDS encoding outer membrane protein assembly factor BamB family protein; translated protein: MKLLLRTYFPLLLLLLFQFCISPDDVNKTIDDEEEEEEEEEEVVLEDPTDLPFTVNWSINKEGDEIGGSFSPFLHVGETNLYLYSPYSGKGIVSMNKNSQETNWTINKASIGVPYVMKTIGDHLWTMTADINNPTVIKVNPSDGNVLFEKPSGTFPSGQVDGNWFGLRKRETSLYKVSLETGNDEIACEELLVDNIRNFLFRDDKLVLMVVRGGRNLLSIDPNTCTEYWEVFNYDENNYGHLIHNSFAVDLGSKILSISQDNFILRSSTTGEAEWKYPEGFNNNNLDLTHMLHLESKKSLIYHDNETGKVVAFNWPSHSKTWESQVQNRDVGQLFLVKDRLFLYTNNNFLYEIDVENGQTISERELKELYPFETATISFAVNRLEDHYGEKYFKVYDDEIYYTTEQSLLVSARLD